Sequence from the Lacerta agilis isolate rLacAgi1 chromosome 6, rLacAgi1.pri, whole genome shotgun sequence genome:
CTGGTGGTGGCTAGCCTGAAGTGCTACAGAAGCTTTAACTGTGGCAGCCTTCTCCAAGCTGATGCCCAGCTGTgcgggctggggctgatgggagtcatagttcaaaacatctggagggcgccaggctgGGGAAGGTAGAATCAGAGGCTCCCTCCACCTAACATACGTGTATTTCCCCAAATACTTCCTTCCCTCGCCCCAGACAATGAGCAGGTAGCTCCATTGCAATTATGGAATTGCCCACTTAATATTGATATGatctggccctcgcctctcccatTGCCTGGCTAGTGGGAATCCTAGTATGTcttcatttctttcctcctttagGATATGTAAGGGAAGGGGATTTTGATTTAGAAGCTGCTTAACTTTCTCTCTCCGAGACTCTGTGCGAACTGAAGCACAACCCTTCCAGAGAAATTCACACacctccgaattttgcaatgcagcccaAGAAATGGATGCAGAATTGCAAATATGCAGGTTGCTGAAAATGTATGGATCGGTGAAAATTAACATACAGACATGCATTCTATTAggggagattgctttgcaaaaatgagcGCAAAATTGCATACACACGCATGCATATATTAGAAGAATTTGGCATTGAAATGCTGACTGATTTGCATGaagactttttcttcttttttttaaaaaaaagctgactGATGTTgaactgtggagaactgaatttaagatttgaaaaattagaaacaaaaatggacagatttgcccacctCTGCTCAGGAAGGAAGTCttcctgggcatagctgtcaacttttcccttttcttgcgaggaatcctatttggaataagggaatttcccttaaaaagcgcggggggggggggaagttgacagctatatcCCTGGGGCTGGAAGACGATGATGACAAAAAGTCAGGAGGgaggctgatggggggggggggaatggcatgaCATGGCAAGAAGACTGAAGACAGCACTTCAAaccgcaacattttgttgcagaccaCACCTGCTTTTCCAAAATGCATTTGGAATTGCAGGTATTTAGCTACCTGGTatttgctgcagcagcaaatgTTATTAATCTGCTGCTAcccattttttcttttaattatgctgctttcttcataattttttttggggcggCGGCTATGGCTTATTGCTACAATGTTACGACATAGCTGATGTCAGATTGTTCTCTTTAATTTGTAACTTTTAATGGATAAAATGGTAAATAGAAGTGCCAATTATTTTCGCTGCCTGGGAATCTCCACTGCAAAGTGGAAGCGGATCTAACAGAGCATCTTAATTTGGCTCTCGAAATGCTCTCCTGGAACCCCAACCGGTCCCAGTTTGGGAATCAATGCTCTGAACCCACAACAGGTCAATAATACACACATGCAAGGAAGAGcggctaaaaaaaaatgtttagaggagatggtggcgctgtgggttaaaccacagagcctggggcttgccgatcagaaggtcggcagtttgaatccccgcaacggggtgcgctcccattgctcggtcctagctcctgcccacctagcagttcaaaagcacgtcaaagtgcaagtagataaataggtatcgctccggtgggaaggtaaacggcgtttccgtgcgctgctctggttcatcagaagcagcttagtcatgctggccacatgacctggaagctgtacaccggctcccttggccaataaagcgagttgagcgtcgcaaccccagagttgtacgcgactggacctaacagtcaagggtacctttacctttaaaataacAGCACACCTAGCAGACACAAGAGATTTAAAGGCTGGACCAGGGGAGGAAATGCAAGGACCAAAATGCAGGGACCGACAAAAATATACACATAATAAAATGGGCTCTAGTAGTTTAACAGTTAAAGTACCATTCAAGGTGGCTCTGCCGGAGGACACAGTCAAACACCAGTTCAAGAGTCTATTTCATTCCCATTCATGCCCCTTAAGCTatcttttcattcattcaaaacttccctgaatGCTACATGATCTTAAAGCAACACAGCTGTTCTCCTGGGTGTCTCTGTTGCTTTTAGCCAAGGAGGCAGGCGCTGCCTCTTGAGAAAAGACCTGGAAGGCAGAAAGCCATGGGAAAGTCCTTTGTTGCAACAATTAGTACCTAGATTTGCAAGGgatggggaaaggaaggggggatatTTTTGCAGAAAACTTAGCAGTGCTtaaaagaggggagggaggacGAGAGCTCTGTTTTCTCTTTGCAAGTTGATGAACTTCTATTATTCATTTTTCCCACCCcttctgaaaaacaacaactttgcagcAATAAGTAGGGAAATGGCAGCTCTCTGGatcttggactgcagctctcatcatcatTCCTGGCCCTTTCAATCCATGACAACTCAGATCAGAAGGGGAAGTTCCACTGAGGCTCTTAGAGCTTACTCGCAAGTAAGCAGATGCAGCCAGACACCATTGATGCTCTTCATAAAGTTCCTAGTGAATCTGCAAAGATTCTCTGAGTGTGAAATGTCACCCAGCACTGATGTTCTGCTTTGGCAGTTCTTAAGGCTAACAGctcaccttcctctcctctctctctctctcccccccccccacgatatTTTAAGGCTTTTTAAAATTGGTCTTTGTCATTCTGCCAGATTAATTGGTGCCGGTTGTCATATAAGCTCCCCGCAAACAAATTGAGAAGAAACGCTCAACAAATAGCCTAACCTTTGTGCAAGCGGATAAAGAGGAATGGTCAATAAAGCATGTCGTCTGGAGGTGCCCCTTGTCAGTGTCTGGCATGCAGCAATCAGCGTTTCGGGGGCATCTCCCAGTTAACATGCAACCGCAGTCAGCGTTTGATGGTTTCCGAGGGCTGGCATGCAACGGCATTTAGTAACATTTGAACAATGTCCACTTAACTCATTTACATCCGCTTGAATAGGTAAACCAAACCAAAGAGTCAGATTTCAAAATGGGCTAGCATGTTTTGATTCTGAAACTGAAATGCCAAATTTTCGATGCTTTCGTAGAGGTTTTCTGCTGGGGCGTTCCTGTTtggctttcttttcctccttgaGTTTTCCCAGTAAGTATCTACAGCCTCATAAGCTGGCTCTGTGCTTGGCTTCATGCCGTTGCCCAACCACGATTCACAGCCAACGGACTCATAGCAGGGTTCAATAGCGGGAGGCTGGAACAGTGAGGGCTGGTGCCCTGCCCTGCCATCTGATTCCTGATGGACAGGTGCCACCAGGGCATTTCCTAGGCTCATCTCCCCTTGGGGTGGTCTCTCTCCACTGTGCCTACCACAGCCCTcgattttcttcttctccttcttcctctccttgcGCACCACTGAATACATTTCTTCTACCTACGAGAGAAGCAGACATTAGGGGGGGGGCGTCAATAAAATGGCTTTGGGGGTCAGTTTCGTGCACCTTTGATCCTATGAAAGCCCTCGAGGCAGGACAGCTTTTCTCTTGTTATTCTGCACACAGGGGATACCCCAGTGCATGGGTGGATTCGATAGataaattaataatgatgatgatgatgatgatgataaataataataatacaaaaatgctgacagattttcacaaggactttcatttcaaaaaacaaattgcaaactgGAAAAAGAGACATAGGGCAGATCTACACTGGTCGGTTATaacgttaaaaatgtgttataaagATGTGACACTGGAGGGCGCTGCAGAGCAGAGATACGTTGAGAATGGGAAATTGCAATGAgagctttattgtgtttttttaatagccTTTAACAGCGTTTatacagatcagtgtagatccagccattaATTGACAGATTTGCACTTCCCTCTTCCAACCCCAGTATAGTTAAGagcaatgacccccccccaaatctggtgtGGTGGGTTACTTCAATTGCACAGAGATGGGAGGTCTCTTATACCTGCACTGCTTGAGCAGCGTGAGGTGTCGTTGCTAGAGATCCCTGCTGCGATGCTTCAGAGGCCCCCGCCTCCATCCCTGCCTGCTGGTGGGCCTTCATCTTCTTCCCTTTCAGAACACAGGCGTACTcggctcctgttgctcggtcctctTGCCCCttagcatcctcctcctcctcctcctccttcgtgaCAGGGCTCGGTTCCTCCATCACTTCCTCCGACGCCGTCATGGATTCATACAGCACATCCTCGACTCGGATTTGGAAAGTCAGGTTTGAGTAAGTCTGGTCTGGAGACAGCGGGTCCTCTGGGGGGATCCGGGGCAGCCCCCTCTGGGGCAGGATGATGAAGCTGCAGCTGGATATTGTCCCATCGTCTTCACTCAGTGAGTAAGGGATGTTGCCACCGGTTGACCTCAGATCTAGAGGAGGAGGATGCAAGAGACTCCAGGATCAGAACTGAAAATGACCTTAACAGTTTGGAGAACTAGGCGCAAGttgacaaaatgaatttcaatagggacaaaattAAGGTTCTGCATTTAGGTAGAAagaaatataggatgggggacacctggcttaatagcagtacatgtgaaaaggatctaaagGGTCTTGATGGACCACAAACTTAAGGtgagtcaacagggtgatgcagcagcaaaaaagagaatgctactctaggctgcatcaacagggaTAAAAtttccaggtcaagggaagtcatagtcccactctgccttgatcagaccccacctggagtcccgtatccagttctgggcaccacaatttaagaaggatgttgacaagctggaaggtgtgcagaagagggcgacCAAGGTGACCAagggtctgcaaaccaagcctgatgaggaacagttgagggagttgggtatgtttagcccggaaaagaggagactgagagaagatatgatagccatcttcaaatatcttaagggctgtcacatggaggagggaacaagcttgttttctcctgctctggagggtaggattcaaaccaagaaaggaaattccgagtaaacatttggaaaagctttctgatagcaagagctgttcagcagtggaactgtctccctctggaggtggtggactctccttccttggaggtttttaagcagaggttggatggccacctgtcgtggatgctttagctgagattcctgcattgcagggggttggactagatgaccccggggtccctttcaactctttcCCCCTGCCCCTGGGGACCTAAGCTGGGTTTCCCTTTCCCCAGCTACCCCTTGCTCCTGCAACCACAAAAGTGCCCAGCCCTTGCAAAGGGATGCTTTAGGATTTGTTTGTGCACAGtcaaaattgtatgtgcctagtTATGCCTGTTGTAAGGACTCTCAGTTGTTGCTCCTGAGGAAACAGGCtgactccgaacttctacaaactaagttctttattgtgcagatatttacagtggagttacagtaaagacgtccagctcatccctctgcagagtctgggaatgtccgtttccagtttttagtccaacataagaggcgcgggatcctgaacccccgcctcccccttccacgtccttcctccctgcgaaatcAGGGCACGGGAAaatgtccctgttccccgcttcctgcttggtgctgaagCTCTCTGATCCTGTCACAGCCGCTGCCccaacttcctgcttccatctccccctccccactggaggagcaaTCGCTTCCTCCGCTcggggggtggttccctgtatcgCAAATTACCTGGGAACGCTACCTGCCTGGGCTGGGGGGATTTCCTGACACCTGTTGATATCAGGTGATTGTCTCCTCTGTACGCTttctggtgcctgctaaaaacactcTTGTTTGGTCAAGCCTACCCAGTTGCTTAGAGTTTTAATGTGATGtgaattttaatcttttttttagtCTATTATTGCAACTTTTGAAAAGTCTGGAATTACTATAGTTAGTTTTTCTTAGgagtgattttgttttttttgtttttttggtaaacGGCTtgagggttgctgttgtttttttaacaatcaagcggtGCATAAATTTTTATGAAACAGATAAATGAATAGCCAAAACAAGCTTGGGAAATGACTCGTATATTATTTGCAGTTTGCAGTAGCCAGGGCAAATGCTCCTTTGCTTCCAGTCTTTTTGTTGCCTCTCAACTTGGAATCCAGAGATTTGAACTGGATGCCAGAGTCTTTGGGAAACGTGCGgcgacttaccggtactttttgcCTTGGAATTTGCACTGTTCAGTTGCTGCGAGTTGACGACCGTCAAGAGCTCCGCCTGCAAAACAAGAAGTTGTGTCTGGGCGGTGGgcacagtggcataggaagggggggtaCGGTGGGTGTgagccgccccgggtgtcatcactgaggggggtgacaaaatgccaaaaATATGTGTTTCTGAAAAAATAACTGCCGCACCCATCGCACGCCCCTTCCTATGCCTCCACAGGAGCACTCCCTCCTCGagtgatttccagaaaccaggagcattgctgcctccaactttgcaggtgcttttgaattctggtgctggaggagactcttgagagtcccatggactgcaaaaagatcaaacttatccaaccttaaagaaatgagccctgagtgctcactggaaggacaaatcctgaagttgaggctccaatactttggccacctcatgagaagagaagactccctggaaaagaccctgatgttgggaaagatggagggcacaaggagaaggggacgacagaggatgagatggctggacagtgttctcgaagcgactggcatgggtttggccaaactgcgggaggcagtggaggataggggtgcctggcgtgctctggtccatggggtcatgaagagtcggacacgaatgaatgactgaacaacaacaacaacagccgtgttggtctgccatagtaaaaaaaaaaaaaaatccttccagcatgcacacttgtgtatctgaagaagtgtgcatgcacacggaagctcataccagtaacaaacttattggtctctaaggtgctactggaaggatttttatttttattattttgttccaaCTTTGCAAGCAGAGCACACCACGGGCCTGAACCCCACATCTCTcttgagggggaggcggcaggcaGACTGCCTGCAAGCTCCACGCTGTTTTTTCAATCAGCACGGGGCTTGTGTCTgcccgctgcctcagccgccctacagctcgCCCCGCCCCGCTCACTtcgcccccggctgcagggcgtCCGCACCACCCTGGGCAcctgagcagctagctacgccggTGGGTGGGCAGCTGTCTGCATCCCTGGAATTGCAGCAAATGCAGCACACAcacccaatcaagtaaataaataaaaatacttaactaaaagtagaaacaATCAGAATGTTGTAAATTGAAACGCTCGCTGAGGTCACTTGGATGATGTTGtggccagggccggcgcgtccatttaggcgaactaggcaattgcctagggcgccaaaatggagggggcgctggccaggcttgggcaggacgggcaagcagcagcttctccgctacagcagagaaactgctgcttgcctttccaccccccaccttccactaaagcaggctttggcagggggtgggtggaaggtggttcgcctagggcgcaagaagccctagcaccggtcctggttgTGGCGCATTCTAGCGACGCAACTGGCAACCCAACTGAGCAatagcatggcttctgcaaaccaACCAATTGCTTCGGAGGTAGCTCAGTcctgccccaccctccaaatCCCTGCTACGTCCATGTGCGCAAAGGATGTACTTGTTATTGGGGAACCAAACGTAGAAAGGAAAGAGCTCCACTCACTGCTTCCTCCAACGCCACACCATCTTGTGGGATTACCCTGTTCTTCTCTTTCCTGGATGGCAGAAAAAGAGATGGAAAAAATCATTTACGGGGCAGTTTAGCAACACCCTGGTCAGCTGGTGGGACTACAGAAGGTCCACGTATTTTTGCTGGACTGGATAGCCATCTGATCAGGAGGCCCATTCCACACAATGTAGGAaccaggccttttctgtggtggcacctatTCTTTCGAACTCTCTCCATTTAAACACCACACAGATGCTCTCTCCATCCCCTTTTTGTtacctgctaaaaaaaaacccttccttttttttggctAGCCTTACAAACCTCTGTCATTTTCGTGTCTCCCcatttcacctcccccccccccaatagcataTCTTTTTTCTGAACTCGGAATCTTCAAATGCTTTAGTGCTGGAGTGGGGAACCCAACCCGGGGGCCGCATTCTCTTTtgggcaactttctgagggccacatgctaaTAGGGGTTGGGGCAGAGGTAATTGCTTGAAATGGAAGCAACAGACGTGAATCTTGGCTTTCTATAGAAGGCTAATTTCTAAGCACACTCCTCTCCATGCAACCAGTATTGAGATGGTTAATTTTGCACATGTGAAAGCTTCTGGATGAACAAAACGCTTGCATTGAAATGAAAATTCTCCAGTTCCAAAATATGGTTCAAAAAGCCTCACTTACAGAACtcaacttaaaaacaaataaaattacattCACTCAGTCGCATATTTCGTATACTGCTCCAAGCATAAGGCATTTAAACTTAGCTTACATATAGTCACATATAAAACAGCTTTATTTGCAAAAGCCGCTAAAAGTATTTGTGCTAGTCACATAAAAGACAACGCTGAAGATTATGCAGAGGACCCAGTTAATTTGATTTATTGtaaatagctgcttatttctggaTTTTTCTTAATAGGTTTTACTGGATTTGCTGGTTTTGTAACTGGATTGgtaatggcttttagtcaaatacaataaatgattgattgattgaacttAGTTTACAGATAACTTTCATTCTGAGCTAAAAACCTTTCTCCGCTGTAGCCTCTTTTAACTTTTTGCTGGAGACAGAGACAAACACATCCATTCTCTTCAGCGCTTTAGAACAAAAAGGCACCGCACCCAACACCAATGCCTATAGATTAGCACATGCATAGACTTGAAATGCTCTATCTTTCCTGCGACTATGTGCTGTTGATCATCCTGTGACTAAGCCACAGAAATACAGCCCCACAAATGCTTAAGGTAGGCTTTTCTCTAACTTCATGAAAATAGATGTTAAATGGAAATAAACTTGTCATACAAGCAGCATGtaagaggggaagaaatggaaatatCTGAGAGAGTGGGAagccagttttttttggggggggattgtattgaatttgttttaatttgtcaCTGATGTGTTATAAATGtgggaaatgaataaaaaattaaTTGGCAAGAAATTTCCAACCATACTTCACAGTATATAGTACATACACATTATATACCTTCCATTTCAATGCACACTAAACCAGGGGgggacaacttgaataaaatattgaggggggagggagtaagccctactccgcataactgatcacatgacgtaGTGAATGGACACCATttatggcaatgcccatcaaactTTGTGAGGGCCAGACCCCTTGGCTGCTATGAGTTGGCTCCTAAGCACTAAACATTTGTACTTTGCAACCAATAGACATTCTCCATGCTCAAGGCCACATTCCAAGCAAAAGCAGGCAAAAACCCTCGGAATgcaaaggggtgtggcctgggcagagggggtgtggcctgggcagTGTTCCAAGGGCCAGGCGGAGAGGTTTCAAGGGCCACGTTCAGACCCTGAGCCTGCAGTTCCGACACCCCTACTTTTGTGCTACTTTgttgtaaggtaaaaggtaaatgtaaagggacgcatgaccattaggtacagtcatgtctgactctggggttgcagcgctcatctcgctttattggccgagggagccggcgtacagcttccgggtcatttggccagcatgactaagccgcttctggcgaaccagagcagcgcacggaaacgctgtttaccttcctgctggagcagtacctatttatctacttgcttctTCGtactttggaactgctaggttggcaggagctgggaccaagcaatgggagctcaccccgtcacggggatctgaaccgctgaccttctgatcgacaagccctaggctctgtggtttaacccacagagggttaatcctgcttgcaagttttctggcgaaccagagcagcacacggaaacgccgtttaccttcccgccagagcagtacctatttatctacttgcactttgacgtgctttcgaactgctaggtgggcaggagctgggaccgagcaacgggagctcaccctgttgcggggatttgaaccgccgaccttctgatcggcaagccctaggctctgtggtttaacccacagtgccacccgcgtccctctttgTCATAAGGAAGGCACCCCTGGATTGTTTTGCTAGCTCTTTCCAGCAGGTTTTTCAGCTAAATGCTGCAGCAGTTTCAGAACAACTCAGCGGGGAAatcaggggcaagggggggggggggtcctcctcaaacccagctgctgcttcctgcccgAACTGCCCTGATTTCTGTTGCtggctgcttgcttgcttctttcctGTCACGAGTTCTGTCTAGCAAAGGGGCTCCTTGCCTCCGAAGAAGTTAGTTTTTCTTTCTCACTCGTCTCCTTTAGCAACTAATAGTAACTGCTCAACATGCCAAGCAGTCCAGACCTTGAAAAAATTCACCCGATAAGAACTGCCTCTGCAATAGTTGGAGTGTTATAATCATATCATGGGAGCCTGCAAAATGCCGTTTGGCAGAGAGGGCTTTGCAAGggcgtttttttggggggggggaacgggatcCTTTTTGGCCCAGCTGTGAACCCAACTGGTCCAATGTGATTCTATAGATTGGATTGCTGCAGTGCATTCTGCGTGGAGCTCCCCTTTGCGCTAAAGCTCAGAGGCGGTTTTCGGGGGGCACAACTTGTGCAATGACATTGGGCGCCTCGCTGCGTGGGATGCCACAGCAGTGCCTTAGAACAGAGCTCACAAAAGGCAGGGGGCCAAATTTTAGCATCAAAGTCCGAGAGTTCGAAGTCAGCTATCatacagctagtgcagaatgctgatGCACATCTGCTGCCAGGAGTGAAACCCTGCACTGCTTGCCCGTTTGTCGATAGGCCAAGTTTAAGGGGTTACTATTGGTATCTAAGGGCCTTGATCCCTTAGCTCCCAGAGTGAGCTGTACTGCCCCCTGTTGGTGGGGGGTGATCTAGTGGGGTGCTAAGGGGCTGGCAGAGGGCCGCTGGAGTTGTAAATGATTACCAGACTTTGAAAGGCAGGCATCACTGGGTGAAGTCCACCCGTTTTGCTGAACTAATTAAACTAAACCATTTAATTATCCACTTCAatttgcagaactggcactgttccAGGGGTCACATATTCCCTGTTCCGCCCGTGCAAGAAACCAATCTCTTAGCGTGGCAGCACCTGAAcctgggaactccctgcctcttgataccAGGCAGATGTCTTCACTGTACGCTTTCCGGTGCCTGCTAAAGCCATTTTTGTGTAGGCAAACCTAGACACGCAGTATGCTGACATGTGTTTAGCTTATCAGTGGTTTTAGTTATTTTTGAAGgctttaagttgttgtttttaaaaaagtgtttttattAAGACTTTCTTGGGTAACAACAGAGCATACAGAGTCTCTGTTTATTAAAgtgttttgaactttttttttttaactgatttcATTGTCTTATtctatttgtaaactgctttgaggtttgtttcttTTCCAATCGAGAGGCATGTAAATTGTATGAACGAAATGAATGGGGTGCTGCAGAACCTGGGGCCCCAGGCACTCTATCCGGAGAAGGCTTGCCAATTAAGGGTGAGAGCAGCTCAGATGCTTACCTCCTGCAAAGTGTGCAGAGGGCCAAGAGACAGGCGATTATGCCAACCAGGGAGACGACAAGGAACGAAGGGAAGAAGACAACAGCCCCCGCTTCCTCTAGGGGTGGAGCCATCAGTGGATTCACCTGCGAGATGCACTTGGCATAGGATGCTGTGGAGGAGAGGAAGTACAAAGGACCATTAAACTCACTTTGCctcattcatccatccattaaTTCTGCCTTAcacagaatcagaccattggtccatctagctcagtggtcCATTCAGCAATGAATGGttatggctctccagggtttcgggtagggggtcgtagaatcatagaattttagggttgggagggtcatctagtccaactccctgcaatgaca
This genomic interval carries:
- the LOC117049254 gene encoding uncharacterized protein LOC117049254 — protein: MTPGAAHTHRTPPSYATVPTAQTQLLVLQAELLTVVNSQQLNSANSKAKSTDLRSTGGNIPYSLSEDDGTISSCSFIILPQRGLPRIPPEDPLSPDQTYSNLTFQIRVEDVLYESMTASEEVMEEPSPVTKEEEEEEDAKGQEDRATGAEYACVLKGKKMKAHQQAGMEAGASEASQQGSLATTPHAAQAVQVEEMYSVVRKERKKEKKKIEGCGRHSGERPPQGEMSLGNALVAPVHQESDGRAGHQPSLFQPPAIEPCYESVGCESWLGNGMKPSTEPAYEAVDTYWENSRRKRKPNRNAPAENLYESIENLAFQFQNQNMLAHFEI